Proteins co-encoded in one Arachis hypogaea cultivar Tifrunner chromosome 11, arahy.Tifrunner.gnm2.J5K5, whole genome shotgun sequence genomic window:
- the LOC112720612 gene encoding uncharacterized protein, translated as MGFIMEFARHLVLKMMEDPEERDKKFREHVYAVKDRCAKTKEMWSLPMRPYGFWTFERHNSQLAWDAQISQVEGRRDPYDDALQQFSGK; from the exons ATGGGATTCATAATGGAATTCGCGAGGCACCTGGTACTAAAGATGATGGAGGATCCAGAGGAAAGGGATAAGAAGTTCAGGGAGCATGTCTATGCTGTGAAGGACAGGTGCGCCAAGACCAAGGAGATGTGGAGTCTCCCAATGAGGCCCTATGGCTTTTGGACCTTCGAGCGCCACAACTCTCAGCTTGCTTGGGATGCCCAGATCAGCCAGGTCGAAGGCCGCCGCGACCCCTACGATGATGCCCTCCAACAATTCTCAG GGAAATGA